Sequence from the Priestia megaterium genome:
TGTTGCTTAGCGTGCTTCAAGCTCCAATTCGCAACCTTGCTCTTGCTACAAAAGCTGTGGCAGATCAAAAAGAAGAACAAGGTGCATAATCTAGTCTGTTATATATAACACAATCACAAGGAGGAAATTAACAATGACTCAAGAACAAATCATTGAAGCAGTTAAAAATATGACTGTTTTAGAACTTAACGATTTAGTAAAAGCAATCGAAGAAGAATTTGGCGTAACTGCTGCTGCTCCTGTAGCTGTAGCTGGCGGTGCTGCTGGTGAAGCTGCTGCTGAGAAAACTGAATTTGACCTAGTACTTGAAAGTGCTGGCGGACAAAAAATCAAAGTTATCAAAGTAGTACGTGAAATCACTGGTCTTGGCTTAAAAGAAGCTAAAGAAATCGTTGATAACGCTCCAAAAGCTCTTAAAGAAGGTATTTCTAAAGAAGAAGCTGAAGAAGCAAAAGCTAAACTTGAAGAAGTTGGCGCTTCTGTAGAAGTTAAGTAATTATTGCTTAACAACTGATATAAAA
This genomic interval carries:
- the rplL gene encoding 50S ribosomal protein L7/L12; protein product: MTQEQIIEAVKNMTVLELNDLVKAIEEEFGVTAAAPVAVAGGAAGEAAAEKTEFDLVLESAGGQKIKVIKVVREITGLGLKEAKEIVDNAPKALKEGISKEEAEEAKAKLEEVGASVEVK